Below is a genomic region from Kryptolebias marmoratus isolate JLee-2015 linkage group LG12, ASM164957v2, whole genome shotgun sequence.
CCGTGGTTACTGTCAGCAGAGGCTTACACACATTttctgccacatcaaatttgatcCGGATGGCAAAGATGACCATTAAAagataatgaataaaaaaaatcctaactATTTGTTATATGAATTGTTGTTTAGAAGACTTGTACCAtgcaaatcatttaatttaaccATATTAAACTTTATCCAATCGTAGGGTCAATAAAGGTCAGCAGAGTACTGAAGCAAACAGATGCCATCCTCCTGTATACCAATGTTGTCAAACAAGTCGGGGAGAAATTAGACTACAGCAGAGTTATATAAATATCTACAGCTTGtctcattctttttctttcagccacTTCCCTCCAGCCCAAGCTGTAACCTCTTGAGGTCTTGTGTTACCTTCACCCTTCTGAGCAATTACCCAGTGAAGTAGAAGCTGCTCTGGCTGGCATTGGGCAGAGTTTGCAGTGGCAGGGGCAGCCTAACTAAGAGCCTAATGTTTGTGGAGTCCCGAGGAGAAAAAGGATTGGGGGGGACATGGATTTTGTGGACAACATTATTGGGAAAAATCAGAAGCAAGCTTCCCCAGGTAGCCGCACACTCACTAAACCCCATGTGTGGAATCAGACATCACACAGACAGATAATCCTTCCCAAAGGCTCCCCAAATAAGCACATTATGTGGTATGAATCCGTATAAACatgcacgtgcacacacagacacacaaacagggcAGGGAGGATTTCAGGTCACAGCATGCAACCATTTGTTGGTTTTGGGGGAGAATTGAGGATTACTGATATAGTAGGACACTTGCCAGATGTGGCCACATGTCACTTTCATTTTGTagtaaaattttatttcttcaacATTTTGAAGTTTGGCACTGAGCGCTTTTACTTCCTTCCAATAACGGTGTTGTTGGTATTGTGATGTCATGAAGaccagtaaaaaacaaaagtaagaaaCCAAACctgcacaaattattttttaattcaatgGTTAATGTGCtcttaaataaatttaaaaaaagctaaacttgtGAATGGAAATAGCTGAAGTGACTAAAATTAGGTCAGCAATGGTGATGTCCATGGAAGAGCTGTTTATGATATAGAcatttttgatgtattggtGTATATTttcactcagatttgttgagtaaaatatgcaaataggTTCTACATGAGTTACAGTATGAATATTCTGAATTGAAAAACCTATTTAAACCATAAAATTATTGGTCTAGCAAACgttttgtagaaaaaacaaaacaaaacaaaaaacttgtttaaatgctaaaatgtgTCCTTATGGTGCTCCACCACCCTGCTTGTCCCTTGATCATTACTCTTGACAGTTGTTTTactccttctttctcttttgtttttgtatttagcaGCATACTcgctcttatatttccacctaaatgtcttctTTGAGATTCAGCACTTGtctgattccaccatatttgtttacctacatgAACTACaggccagcctaatgtaggtcagtcaagTGATTCAAGCTTCCATCTGATTTTTGGtggattcagctgagtgctCTGTTTACATTAAATGCGTACCTGCattatatctggaaaactactgcaTAAAACTCTCTCAACTTggaccatttgatatagtttagGATAacatcttttatgttttatttttgacaatgaATACTTTTAATGTGTCTTGAAACCATTTCACTCATGTCCAGTGTACTAAAGGTCCATGAGTCAGTGTCTGTGACAGCATCACAAACACCCGGTCTCTCCTCCAGACTGCCAGGCTGTTTTTCATCTGCAGGCCTTTTTCTATCCCTGTATCTCAGGACTTTCTCAGTTTGTCAGACATCTCTCACTCAGCccccttttcttcctctcagcatTCCCATCACGTCCTCGGGTCCACATTTGCTCAGATTTTAGGTTTGGCTCAGGGAATCAAAAGAAACCTGTGCAGTGACTGTTTTGGGATGTACATGCAAccagctgaatgcagctgttcAGAGCAGACCAAGTGTAAGTTTAACCACTTCTTGCTCAGCTTGTGTTTTCGTGTGCCTCTGTAAGATAgatcttataaataaaatgagcagaatgagAGAACGGTACCACTCTGAGGAAGGAAGGAGCTTCACTCTAATGAATCTCTGCTGGACAGCCCAGGAAAGAAGCACAGCCATTTTTGGGAGCAAGGAGCCATCTCCTTGGAGAGTACCATGGCAACAGCCTAACGTGGGCCCCAGCTTTCCTGAGATGTTCTTTTCAAGCCCCTAGTCTAAAGTGGCAGGccagtttttttgttatgtgATGTCTATTGCGCTCTCTTGGccattcttctgttttcttcttttctctgcctGCCTGACATGGCCCTGGCCTCGTTCAACGGTGAGGCTGTGAGAAGGCCGCTGAGGGTGAGTGTCCGTGGGAAAATGTTGCCAGACAACGCAGTGGTATGTGACAGAGAGGGACAGCTATTATATACTCTGTGTGGGGCAAAAGGGGAAACTATTACAATGAATTTATGATCTAAGCGGATCATTTTCACTGTATCCACAtgatataaatgtatttttaggcTTTACACTTCTAAACTAGAACCTTTCAAACTTTCTAACTTTAGGGCAACTTGCCTAATGCACTAACTtgagggatttttaaaaaaattttctCAGTTATACTTTTCCTCATGTTTGCCCTTTTAGCGCAATCCACCATACAGTTAATGTTAAGGGCTGTAAATACATGTCTCACtccaacaaattaaaaaaagaaactctctGTGCAGGATGAGTGGTCTGTACTCAAATAGATGCAAATAGTTTTTTGCTGGACTTTTCATACAACTTTCATTCTTGCCTTTTGGCAGAAGATACAGAGTCCCCAAATGCAAACTGAATcactttataaatttatttgttgATCATATTTCTGTATAATGTCTCTAAAGGCTCAGTGAGTTGTGCATTATATCTCTTGGTACTGAGGTAGGGGTTGTGGGGAACTGTGCATCACATTGTACTGTTATATATACTGTTGGATTATGTTGGgcatttgtttgttgctgtATTAGTTTATTGTCACCCACCTCCAATGGCGAAGATGGAATGataatgtctttgtgtgtctgtgtttgtctttttgtttttctgtactaTACCTATAAACATACctaaaactcaattttacatgttacatgtttacatgttACACTAAAACTTGGCGTGATATCAGCTTTAATCAGTGTGTTTAACTTTAATCAAACACGCACATCGGCTTGAGCAGAATTTTGTGGCAAATACTAATTATCAAAGTTTGCATGCTCATTGGATGGTAAAACATGACTTTATCCAACCACATGATACTTTTGTGTTTGGTCCACATTACTCTTATTTGTCCTGAGAAATATTAATAATGCTACATGCATCAGTAGCATTATTAGTATCAGACCTCATATGAACACGATTCGGATTCTCTTTGATCACTTTTGCTGTATTTGAATTATAATACGCAATAGCTTATAATTACTACCTTATACAATGTAaattagagaaaacaaaagactaagTATCAGAGGATCAGGACTAAAAGAGAAGGTGTTCAGTTACAAACCTGTCCTCAGCCTCAGTACCACAGACAGTACATGCCACAGTTGGACTCCTGACATTTCAGAGCCGTGATTGAGTTATAGAGTCTGACCTACACAAACCCCAGTCAAGTAAAGGGTCAATAAGTCAGGCAGACTCAACcaacacaagctaaaacaacaaaccccCTGACTCTGTACTATCACTGCTACAGGAGGATGGCAGGCAAAGCAGGAATATATTTCCATCACTGTTAGAAATCTGACTTTAGGACTGGTTCATGTTCTGATGAAGCACAACCTCACAGAGCTGTTTATAGCATTTCATGCTTCATTATCTGACTGTGAGATAAAAAGAACTGCAGATATAAATTTATAAATCCATAATTTCCTTGTCACTTACAATCTTCCATAGATCAAATGCTTAACTTATCATTAATATTGACATTTTACTGTGTGGAAGTTGCTCAGTCATTTAATTATTTGCTAGTTTATTATAGATAAAACTAATGATTGAAATGCAGTTGGCTGTAGTCTGGGTAGGACTGTTAGGTTGctgcttttcagctttttaaatgcaaattataTATTATGTGCACTAATATCCATCTTTAGTTTTGACAGTCTTCCAGTGTATGTCCATAAATTATCAAATGCAtacattttccttccactttttttttagaaatgctCCTTTATGTCATtctaaaacaaagacagaactgACAAAATCTGTAGTTTTATGGTTTATTATATGCACAGAACAGTGATTAATAGGAGTTTTATAAGGTGCATGTCATCCAATACAGGTGTCTGTAAAATAGCATCCCTTAAACATTAGAAGGTATGTTCCTGTCACAAACATGCTGAATAATTTACAGGTCTTACTGAATGTTAGACATTGGCTTTAAGAACTTTACTGCTTATGTTAACAGAGAGCCATCTTGTGGATAAATTAGGAAGTGCACAGAGAGCAGGGTTGTTTATATTATGCCTTttaagacacacacaaaaagcgAATGAGCCTGAGCTGAAAGAGGTAAAGTGTACATCATATTccgtttttagtttttatttacttgcaCACCTCCACGTGACTTCTCTATCTAACGTGAGCCCATGAATGACTgcagccagctgaggtggcgCGACACTTTTTGGAAGACGAATCCTTTGGTGCAGTCGGCCCCCTCTGGCTTGCTCACCACCCCAGTGAGGAAGAACACCTCCCTGTACAGGGTGAGCAGGGGGCTGCCGGTGTTTATGGTGCAGGGGTCATTGGTCCGTGGAGCTGTGCAGCCCATTTTATTGGTCATCAACGTGGGGTATGTTTCCACACACTGAGGCAGCTTTTTGTACTGTAGGAAGTTAAAAGTGAGCGAGCCCTGGAAAACAGGCTGCTGTTCAAGCATTTTCCAGCCAGTGACAACAGCTGGGAGGTCTCCTGACATCAAGACGCTCTCAGCAAAGTCCCTCtcaggcagacaggcagcaaCAATGGTTTTCTTAAAGATTATGCGGTCGCGGAGCTCGATCACAGCCAGGTCGTTTTCAGGGCGGCCTTCCACATAACGAGGGTGGACATGAATTAATTTTGTGTACAGTGTCTGCTCGTCATTGTCTCTGTTGTTAAGGCTTCGTTTACCTGAGGAGGACCAGGTAAGAACAGATGGTGGCATTAGAGAACAGTTGTGCAGAGTTATACTTGCATTTACAACATATGCCTAATAAAGTAATAAACCCAAACCCAGTTTGTGTATTATCATAAATTCCTGAGTGAAGTTCTAATCCAGCTAAAATATTGGAAATACCTCAACTCACTACAGCATTGAAATTAccataataatatttaaactgtGTGGAAATGAGACTGCAAATATCTGCAACAGTCGCTCAGACTTACTATGATTCGATTATTTGTTCCTTAGGACTGCTTGGATTTTTGTTGATCATGTAAAAAATTATGTAATAaagacattaatttaaaaagaaaacattaaatgtgaATGATTTTTATGTCATTCACTAATCTGTTTTGGAAGCTTTGCACcaatgcaaaaacaaagtttagaaaaaatgttgcagtttatttgtgtttttgtagaatCACAGAATAATAAGAATGTGTATTTTGGTCAGTGTAGAATGATCAGTTTGTATCTACAGACACTAcaaatgttatatttaattGTCTATAATAGTActataaaaaaaggagaaatcaaAACCTGGCTCTACAGCAGACCTTTTTCACTTTCTTGATTTATCTATCTagtgttgtttttcctgcatgTTTGGAAGGGAAATAAAACATATCATAGAGacaattacagacaaaaaaaatctaattttcaaaacagaaaagacacaTTTAGAGTATTTGCTCCACTGACGTAATATTAAATCTGTTCTGGTGATGTTTTTGGAGAACGGTAAAGCTCATTTCCAACCACAGAATCTGATgtaagttgttgttttagctATTATCAGCGCAAGCAGTGTTAGCAACTAAAGTAtatttctgtgttctgtttaCTCACCGACTACAACCTGGAAGGAGCTGTATTTGTTGGCACACTGAGCTGAAGTCAGGACCAGGTTCTCCTTCAGGATGACTCCGCTACAGTAACCCGCAGACTCTGGAGTCTTCAGCAGAGCCTGCAAACAGGATGGTTGTGTTGTAGGAACAGGAGAATGGGCAATGTGCCACATGGGAGTGTGTTACTTCCTACCTGCCAAGGACACTGTGTGGATGTACAAGTTAGTCCTTCAACGTTGCTGGTCTGTCTGTTGTTCCACGGACTCAGACTGTTCACCTTACCACAGGGGAACGTGACTGTCGAGGGAAGATCATCATTTTTAGacaacaaacagtaattgttgttgtaaaacaagaaattaTTCAAAAGTAGTGCAAACACATGACCCACGCATCTCGAAACACTTGcagactattttattttatgcaaaaaccTGAATGTTTAAAACCCACTGACaatacattacaaaaaaatcagaagcTAGCAATCTTACATCACATTAGCTATtacatttttgtacatttctgtctgtctgttagcaaaatatcatccAAACATGAGTTACTGAGTCTTCTGTTATTGCACACCACCGAAAGATGAAatgtgggcaataatgtttttgcctgtgtctgcgtgtgtgtgtgcatgtgtttgttcttttgtccGTAGccttagcaaaatagctcatggaccactggacagattttgatgaaactctcagaaactaatccctggctgtacatctgcaactgattaacttttagagtcaatctgattcaagatggctgccgaaGCTAACAGTAAAATGGgtgtaattcagtcaattttagaggTATTAAGCAATTTTAGTGtagtagtggctgagagtcatccccaccaCATCCTCAGAGTGCCAACAAACTGCACCATATAACCAGAGTTTGTGCATAACAGAAGTGCATTGGAAGATGTGAATTAACCACCTTAACAAACATACCTGCAGGCTCACACTTGTTCTTGTTCGAACGGCTGAGCTTCCATCCACGAGCACAGGAACACTCATAAGATGTGTAGCCCGGTTTGCAGAACTGCGAGCAGCCCTTCTCCCTTTCCAGAGTGCAAAGAGTCTCATCTGCATTGTGAAACAGAGAGGGGAGGTAGTAAAATGTCCACAGCAATAAcaggtttaaacaaataatgatTTGACACGCAGCCCGCCCTGATTCCCTTTAACCTTTTTCACAGTGGACCCCGGTGAAACCCGACTTGCAGACGCAGTCGTAGCCTCCCACGCTGTCTGAACACATGGCTCCGTTCTTGCAGGGGTTCTCTGCACATTGATCTCCATCTAAACAGACAAGCAGTCTATGAGAAGATGGAATGACTGGACAGTAATACAGAGCTCTTTAAATGGAGAACTCACCGATGTAAACTGACCAGAAGATGTCCtggaagagaaaacacacaagtgAATAACTGCAGCTGCACACTGGCTTCGTTTGTCATTTAAACAGAGGCATAAGAGAGAAACAAGGAACCAACTCAAGCTCACCGTGCGATACGAGTCCTGGAAATACTTTCTGGCCTCCTCGTAGGTGCACACCTTCTCCATGCAAGCCTGTTCCAGGGTGGAGGATGGCGTTCCCACGTTCCTCTTCTGACGGGAGATCAGCGAGGTGGCCAGCTGCTTTTCCAGAAACACTGAGGGAGCAGTTACCATCTCAGCGAACTCGGAATTACAAGTTTGTGAACAcgtaaaaatatgtatttttttatttgtccttttttttttcttcttgagcCACATACATCACCACGGACAAGGTTATACTAAACGTGCTGCCACGTGGGTCTTTAACTCCCTCCTGAACAAAGACTTAGACCCCTGCTAAGCATTTACAGTACCATCGGTGCTGGTTTGCTCACCTGTCTGAGGGCTCTGAATGGCTGCTGCCACCCCAGcaaacagagacagaagagCAGCATATGTGATCGAGAAATTCATGGTGACACGGGAGCGTCAGAGGAGTCAGCACTGCAGGGATCAATGTGTTCCTAGGAAGCGCAAATACAGAAGGAAGATATGATGTGAGGGGCAACAGAAGGACATCAAGATTAGAAATTCACTGAGGAGCGCTTCAATTGTTATGCTACACAATAATCTTCTTGGCTActagctgtttttaaaagtaggtGAACAGTAACTTTAACATGCCATCTCTATCTTAACTCTTCTTATTCACTGCCAAAACATAATTATTGTCAAAAGTGAAGGCAGAGCAACAACGTTTCTGAGTTTGTTGGTCTGTACCATTCACAAAACATCTTGTGAATCGCTGAACGGGTTTAAATcacactttcagaaagtaatcactgattaacttttagggtcaacctgatttaagatggctgccacaacaaagCAGTCCTAGCTGACACAAAagcagctataactcagtcaattttacaaatactgagctaaaacttggtgtggtagtagctgatggtcattcataacacatactccgaCAACCGGCATCAGCTTAAATGGTGGATGATTTTATAGAATATTCCTGCATACAGGATACAAACGGCACCTTTTGACGGTGCTAATGTACTGAGACAATACACACAAAGTTAAACTAAGCATTGAAATATAACAGGACAGGAAtttgtgaaaatataaatatctgCTGAATATGCCCactatatattgtttttaatgatggCAAGTCAGAACTAACATACACCGCCAATGATGATTTATCAATATGACAGctaacaatttaaaagaaaaattatgatTCTTTGatttaatgacaaataaaatgaaatttttttttttttacagtaaatgtaacCACATCCTTTTACTGTATAGCTGATGTTAAAGACTGTTCAGTGTGGTATTATCTATGTAAGGCCTTATTAGTATTAATTATACTGTAAGAAAACATACAGGCGATATTTATTACATACATAAAAGCACGAGattgttatatttttcaaaGAACACCCCGCAGCTTTCTACCGTAGTAGATTTAGCTCATTGTGTTAcgcaacaaaaacatgaaataaaaaaatcgtAGAAGCGCatcttcgtcttcttcttctttcttttcttgttggtggtggtgttcttcttctttgcgagctgcaaaaacaacatcttCGCCATTTGTTTGACGGGCGGGTCACCTCAGCGGGCCGGAACGCGGCTAAACACCGTTGCGAACATCGGTGACAACAAGCAGAGACGTGCTCGGTACCAACCTCCAGGGACAGAACCAAGGTACCGACCCGGTCTGGCTTCTTCTCGTCGCTAAACCAAGCAGTGACTTCCTGGACGGACGGAGCCTGTCAGGTCCAAACTAACGGTTCTGATCACATCCGAAGCTGCTGCCGCCCTCCCACTCTTTACTGTTGATGCTGAGTGTAATGACAGGGAACGGCCAGCAGAGGGAGATGACACAGAAAGCAGAGATTGAATATACAGACGTTCACTTTttacgtttatttatttattttttacacttacATATAtaggctatatatatatatatatctatatgtgtgtgtgtgggtgtgtgcctTATTTTTTATGGAACCATATCATTGCGTTACCTTTTTCAAAGGTCTCGTGACAAGGTAGTTATCCCTGAATTACCCTGTTCCTCCAGAGAGGGAATTAGAGAAGGGaattacaaaatgtttatttctctcAATAAATGCAATACATAAACGTAAAAGCTGAACGTCTGTAAATGAGTTGTATAACTGTTGTTCTGTGACCATAAAGGGTTTGCAAAATTACTTATTGTGCTGTGTGACCAAATAAATGCTTTTCTGTATCAGGCTTTCTTTATCAGACAGTCTTCATTTGAACAGTAGGAAGCGTCTGTTGAAAGTCCGAGTCAAACCACCGATTCTACCCATAAAGCATTTGGATATAACTTTTTTTACTGTATCACAAACAGCCTGACCAATGCACgcaattattttttatcttcaaatGCGTGATATCACATTAAAGTCTTGTATTGTTACACAGTAGTATGTCTTGTTAGGAATAAGTATTGTGATCGTATTGCGGTTCCTCGCAATACTTTTTGACCCTGTTTCGAGTTTTCTGTCCTTCAGACGCGCTGCACTCACTGCAGTTCTTCACCTAAACAGGTGGTGTCGCTGCGGAGCAAATAATACCAATGCACAGCTGCAACAACACCAGAAGAAGAGAGACCGGAAGTACATGCCTTCAACGCCGACGAAGATGCGAAGTTTATGCTATTCCACTTTACTTTTAAGCGACTTTAGTTCGGCTCAGTAAGTGTTAAAGGAAACTTTAGATGAACGGAAGCTAACAGCGATGTGGAGACAGCGGGCTGAACAACGACTGGAAGCAGCAGTGGGAGAAATGTCCGGGTTTCTGGAAACATCAGCCGCAGATTTCATAGAacaactgcaacaaaacaaaaccctctctgctgctttcaaCCCCAGAGTTCGACTGCACAGATTAGGTTTGTCTAAATACAATCCTCCTTTTAAGTGTGATGATGTTAGTTAGAGTGACCAGATGACCCCGATTTTAACGTTTTAtggatgaaaagaaaatattgcgTGTAAACTGTTATTacgggtgaatgactgattgtagtgtaaatCGCTTtagggtccttggactagataaagctcCATACAAGTgtaagccatttaccatttacggTAGGGTGACGATACGTCCCCGAATTGTGGGATTGTCCCTATTTTAGACGAGCTGTTCCCGGAAATTAtataattttagcattttatggAATGAGGTATATTTTATAGGCATGACACACCGCTCTACAGACCCGGGCCAATGTGCACCGAAAGCGACGGGTTTTTTTGCAACAGGTTTAATTTGTTCCATGAAAGAACTGACTGAAAGCTTCATATTTTTTTACCATCTTCTGGGAGTCAGTCATAAGGACCTCTGTTTTGTACTGATTTAgtttcagcaggttttctgACATCCAGCATTAGATGTTGTTTTGNAGATCTTCcaaccagcagctcagctgaCCAGATGACAGCAGCAACTGGTGGAGAggactgtggaggagcagaaactaTCAGGAACCCAGATCTCTTTACTCATGATGATGAGTCCAGCTCTTCGCAGACTGAAGTCAGTGAGgaaggtgaagatgatgaagaatTATACGATCCTAACTTTCAGCTGAAAGACTTATCAGActctggatcagaacctgaaGACAGTGACTGGAAGAAGAGCAGGGCTCCTGAGACAGATGAAAACGCTGTCAACACGCCTCACAGCTTTTCTGACTGTGGTAAACAATTTTACACGACACGTCATTCAAGAACAATGTCTTCAAATTGTTTGGTGAATAAGAAATGTTACAGAGACAAGAAATCTGGTAGGTCAAGCAGGAAAATCcagtcaaaacagaaatcatttaGTTGCGATGACTGTGAAAAAAGATTTGACAacaagtcaaatttaaacagacacataagaatccacacaggacatAAACCATTTGCTTGTGATCTTTGTGGACAAAGGTTTGGATACAAGACAGTTTTAAAAGTACACATGATAATCCACACAGGACAAAAACCATTTGCCTGTGGCgtttgtgaaaaaaagtttggacacaagtcaaatttaaacactCACATGATAATCCACACAGGACAAAAACCATTTGCATGTGATGTTTGTGAAAGAAGGTTTGGACACAAGTcaactttaaacagacacatgacaattcacacaggacagaaaccatttgcttgtgatgtttgtgaaaaaaaatttgGGGATGAGTCAACTTTAAACACTCACATGAtaatccacacaggacagaaaccatttaTTTGTGGTGTTTGTGGACGAAGGTTTGGACACaagtcacatttaaacaaacacataagaatccacacaggacagaaaccatttgcttGTGATCTTTGTGATAAAAGGTTTGGAGACAAGTctaatttaaacacacacattagaaTCCACGCAGGACATAAACCATTTGCTTGTGATCTTTGTGAAAAAAGCTTTGGACAAAAGTCAACTTTAAATACACACATGAtaatccacacaggacagaaaccatttgcttgtgatgtttgtgaaaaaaggtttggacacaagtcaaatttaaacagtCACATGATAATCCACACAGGACAAAAACCATTTGCTTGtaatgtttgtgaaaaaaggtttggacacaaatcagctttaaacagacacatgattATCCACAAAGGACAGAAACCGTTTGCTTttggtgtttgtgaaaaaagcTTTGAACAAAAGTCAACTTTAAGCACACACACGATAATCCACACTGGAGGGGAAAACAGTTAAGATCTAAACATTCAGACAGATTTTTAAGACACTTAAGAGTTCACAAAggacagaaactaaacagcTTCAGTATCTGTTGTTTAATAGTATGTGAGCTGTGGAAAAATTGTTCATAattgctgtcatttttacatACAGTATTATAAGTGTTGTTAGAGATGTAACTTTAACTGCTATAAATAGTATTTATGTCATTATTTGGTATGTCTTCTTTACATATATggtttacatatttatttattttaatatggattttttttctacgTTACACTGTGTCGGAACCATTGTTCAGTGCTATGTTGCACTGGGGACATTTGAAGTTGTTGCAACCCTCCTCCAAGAAAGCATGGCCCAGTCCGAATACTGGCATTCCCCCCTTGTGTCTTTCAAATGCACTTTCAAGCTGAAGGGTTTGACTGCGTAGTGTGTCTCAATTTTctggagtgctctttagccccacCCCTTTTGCATCCTACGTCTGCCCTTCGTCTAAGCCTGCATTCAGGTGAACTTTGGgaaagtatttacccacaattcatcgctgcatgtgacgttttgacattttttattatctttactGATAATGAAAGGCTTTTGAATTAAcaggcagaaatatggcagtgaagtattgaaataattcttgtttcactgctgtacaggtgtgaatactattaaactttgctccgtagtcaacaagtcataacaaaacacatttgaacagccaaatgtctcctgcaatgactctgaaaagctaaaatacctatactgtacttttaaaattgtactggcaccttattaaaatgccaaaacagcattttaactgcattttaatgacagtcataaaaaagtcaaagaacAATCTAAAGCAGTCCACACCAAAGCAAAGCATGAATAATTTGTAAAGATGACACGAAGGAGCTTGAAGATCTGcctgtttgattttaaatcaactGTAGAAAAGCTTTGCGATCCTGGTTTTCATGGTCAGTGAGAAGAGATGGGAGGTGCCCGTTTGGCAAGCCAAGTAGGTCATGTTGTTTCCAGATTATTATATAAATTGATGTATGTGTAAATGAGTTTGGTAACAAGAATGTGTGATGTGGTTTCTATCTATAAATATTCC
It encodes:
- the proza gene encoding protein Z, vitamin K-dependent plasma glycoprotein a, with amino-acid sequence MNFSITYAALLSLFAGVAAAIQSPQTVFLEKQLATSLISRQKRNVGTPSSTLEQACMEKVCTYEEARKYFQDSYRTDIFWSVYIDGDQCAENPCKNGAMCSDSVGGYDCVCKSGFTGVHCEKDETLCTLEREKGCSQFCKPGYTSYECSCARGWKLSRSNKNKCEPAVTFPCGKVNSLSPWNNRQTSNVEGLTCTSTQCPWQALLKTPESAGYCSGVILKENLVLTSAQCANKYSSFQVVVGKRSLNNRDNDEQTLYTKLIHVHPRYVEGRPENDLAVIELRDRIIFKKTIVAACLPERDFAESVLMSGDLPAVVTGWKMLEQQPVFQGSLTFNFLQYKKLPQCVETYPTLMTNKMGCTAPRTNDPCTINTGSPLLTLYREVFFLTGVVSKPEGADCTKGFVFQKVSRHLSWLQSFMGSR
- the LOC108239252 gene encoding zinc finger protein OZF-like: MTAATGGEDCGGAETIRNPDLFTHDDESSSSQTEVSEEGEDDEELYDPNFQLKDLSDSGSEPEDSDWKKSRAPETDENAVNTPHSFSDCGKQFYTTRHSRTMSSNCLVNKKCYRDKKSGRSSRKIQSKQKSFSCDDCEKRFDNKSNLNRHIRIHTGHKPFACDLCGQRFGYKTVLKVHMIIHTGQKPFACGVCEKKFGHKSNLNTHMIIHTGQKPFACDVCERRFGHKSTLNRHMTIHTGQKPFACDVCEKKFGDESTLNTHMIIHTGQKPFICGVCGRRFGHKSHLNKHIRIHTGQKPFACDLCDKRFGDKSNLNTHIRIHAGHKPFACDLCEKSFGQKSTLNTHMIIHTGQKPFACDVCEKRFGHKSNLNSHMIIHTGQKPFACNVCEKRFGHKSALNRHMIIHKGQKPFAFGVCEKSFEQKSTLSTHTIIHTGGENS